One Prunus dulcis chromosome 8, ALMONDv2, whole genome shotgun sequence DNA window includes the following coding sequences:
- the LOC117637041 gene encoding endoglucanase 24-like, with protein MKKTLSFPHFLASIFALALISLPNFASSSHHDYQEALSKAILFFEGQRSGFLPQDQRQSWRANSALSDGWTYNTDLTGGYYDAGDNVKFGFPMAFTTTMLAWSVIEFGDSMPPNELRNTLVAIRWATDYLLKTLSQPNRIFVQVGNPIIDHNCWERPEDMDTARTVYAVDSPNPASDVAGETAAALAASSMAFKSSDPGYSDTLLRNAKKAFELADTYRGAYSDNPDVRDGVCPFYCDFDGYQDELLWGAAWLSRVTQDSGFFDYIQNNGKTLGAEENINEFGWDNKHAGLNVLISKEVLEGNMYTLESYKASADSFMCTLIPDSSSSHIEYTPGGLIYKPGGSNLQHVTSISFLLLVYAHYLSRTSQSLNCGNINVSPTTLRQIAKKQVDYILGDNPMGMSYMVGYGDHFPQRIHHRGSSLPSIKDHPQPIACKEGSVYFNSSSPNPNVLVGALVGGPGEDDVYNDDRADFRKSEPTTYINAPFVGVLAYFVANPDPN; from the exons ATGAAAAAAACCCTCTCCTTCCCTCATTTCCTTGCTTCCATCTTTGCCCTAGCCCTAATCAGCCTCCCCAATTTTGCATCATCAAGCCACCATGACTACCAAGAGGCATTGTCCAAGGCCATCCTCTTCTTTGAGGGGCAGAGGTCAGGGTTTTTGCCCCAGGACCAGCGCCAATCATGGCGCGCCAACTCGGCCTTAAGTGATGGGTGGACTTACAACACAGACTTGACTGGCGGCTACTATGATGCTGGGGACAATGTGAAGTTTGGGTTCCCAATGGCCTTCACCACCACAATGCTGGCTTGGAGTGTGATTGAGTTTGGAGATTCCATGCCTCCCAATGAGCTGAGGAATACGCTTGTGGCAATCCGCTGGGCCACGGATTACTTGCTCAAGACTCTGTCTCAGCCTAACAGGATCTTTGTGCAG GTTGGGAACCCAATTATAGACCATAATTGCTGGGAAAGGCCAGAAGATATGGACACAGCCAGGACTGTTTATGCCGTGGACTCGCCCAATCCGGCTTCTGATGTCGCCGGAGAGACGGCCGCAGCTCTGGCAGCTTCATCAATGGCATTCAAATCCTCCGATCCCGGCTACTCAGACACATTGTTACGAAATGCCAAGAAGGCGTTTGAGCTAGCTGACACTTACAGAGGAGCTTACAGTGACAATCCTGATGTTAGAGATGGTGTCTGCCCATTttattgtgattttgatggtTACCAA GACGAGTTGCTATGGGGAGCAGCATGGTTGAGTAGGGTCACTCAGGATAGTGGTTTTTTCGATTACATACAAAACAATGGCAAAACTCTTGGTGCCGAGGAGAATATAAACGAATTTGGGTGGGACAACAAGCATGCTGGCCTAAATGTTCTAATATCCAAG GAAGTCCTAGAAGGCAACATGTACACTCTTGAATCCTACAAAGCATCAGCTGATAGCTTCATGTGCACATTAATCCCGGACTCATCGTCCTCCCACATCGAGTACACTCCCGGCGGCCTCATCTACAAGCCGGGCGGCAGCAATTTACAGCATGTAACTTCCATCTCATTCCTACTACTCGTGTACGCGCATTACCTTTCGCGAACTTCGCAATCTCTGAACTGTGGCAACATAAATGTCAGTCCCACAACCCTACGCCAGATTGccaaaaaacaagttgattaCATTTTGGGAGATAATCCAATGGGGATGTCATACATGGTTGGTTATGGTGACCATTTCCCACAACGCATTCATCATCGTGGCTCTTCATTGCCATCAATCAAGGACCATCCCCAACCCATTGCTTGCAAGGAAGGCTCGGTCTACTTCAACTCCTCAAGCCCTAACCCTAATGTGCTTGTGGGTGCCCTTGTGGGAGGTCCTGGAGAAGATGATGTTTATAACGATGATCGTGCGGATTTTAGGAAATCTGAGCCAACCACTTACATCAATGCACCATTTGTTGGTGTTTTGGCATACTTTGTGGCTAATCCCGATCCTAATTAG